Genomic DNA from Oncorhynchus nerka isolate Pitt River linkage group LG17, Oner_Uvic_2.0, whole genome shotgun sequence:
TGGGTGGTGTAGAGAGTTATGCCACCCCCCTGCTGAGAAAAGGGGAGGGCCCCTGAGGCTCTGATGCCGCTGCTGCACAGTACAGAGTGCCGCCTGGCTACGGTCtccacagtagtggagaggggacTGGGAATGATATCCGGTGTGGGCGCAGTCTCTATAGCAGGCAGCTCCTGATGACCAGCGGGGGCTGGGAACATGACGTGTCCCTGCCCGGTCTCAGTAGCAACCGTTAGAGGAGAGGCGGCTTCCTGCTGCTGAACTGCATAAGACCGTCCTATATCCTCCACTGCAACCTGTCGGAGACGGATCCCCTGATTGGAGGAAGCCTGGGATCTGGTCTGTTGTTGCAATAGGCAAATCAGACCCTCAATATTCGATATTGGCAAAAACATGCTTCTGTACTCCATACAACATAGTCAGCGATGTCCATGGCGCTGCAACTCCCTGACACTCCAATTTAGGAGTGTAATCCTCCCGCTGGATTGTTGGGGATGCAGCCCCACCTGGTGCCGAATACTATTCCACAGGTGGAGAGGACATCGTGGAAGCCCCTGCCTATCCCGGAGTGTAGGTATAATCCAAATGTGATGGCGCTGCAGCTCAGGGGGCATCACTGGCTGGGGGATAACTGGTAACATAGTCCCTCAGGTACTCAAGGCCTCCTGCTCCGGACCACACGTGGACTGGATGTCAGGTCCTCTGCATGACCTCTGGAGGTTGCCATATATCATGATCAGTAAGCCATATATTTGTGAGGTAGAACCTCCAGAATAAACGGGGCTGTGGCTTTACTGATACCTATCTCCTATTAGAGAGACAAGGCAACCTCCAGAGTATTCCAAACAGATTACTTTATTGACCTATTACAGCTGGGTATAGGTCTAAAACAGAATAGAAACATGGAATGAAGCTATGATAAATACAATAACTACAATATACATGTAGTGGATATAATAATGGAAGAAGTGGCACTGAATAGAATACTATGAATGGATgacaatagtagtaacagtaacggAGAGTAACGGGactgtataaatacacagggaatGGCAGGCTATTACATAGTAACAAGCAATAAAAGGACTGTATGAAATGGATTACAAATCGATAATAGGAAGTACTGGCTAATTGTTACCGACAATAATATAAGTAGCTATTAACACAGTAGTAATGAGATGGAGAAACTAAGCAACACCAGCTATACTAGCACAGTGCAACAATGACAGCAATAAGAACAAATAATAAACACATTATTTCATGCAACCCAAACCCATAAATACAACCAAGCTCTCACAAGGAATTACACTGGGAAGGAAAAAGACGAGGGGATTTACTTATACCCTTGTAAGAGCATGGTCTGGGCCATTCACAAACCAGAAGCACTGCATCCTGGGGGTATGGGCAGGGATGAGGCACATGGCTACTCCCTGATTGGCTGGGCTGCAATCTAATGATCTCTCACATGTTGACTAAGGATGGGTGAGACCTAGACAACACGGCACCAGCCAAATTAGGTAAACGGGTGGTAATTTAGCCTAACATCCTGGAGGGGGAATTCTTTACAATCAGCAATAGTTTTGGTAGTTTTGCTTTAAACAGTCAGTGTATATGGTCATTTTTAGATACACGGTGTAAAGTTGATCATTTCATAACGAGGAAGCACTTTTGCGAGGCACACTGCATGGCCAAAGCAGGAGGATAAAAGAAGCTCACTAAACTTCCAAACGGTCAAAACCATTTGATTTTGAAATGGGGGTGAAGTCCAAAGTTATCCTATATGTTCATTGGCTATGTCATAGCTGAATTGTAAGTTGATACATTACTAACTCAAACCCATCACCTGCAACAATGACAAGTTCATTAGTGAGTGGTGGTGATTTCTGTGAgatgtagtggggtggtagatggctCAGGTCAGGTACCtacttatacacacaaatgttaGTGCACTGAATTGTTACAAACTGAACCGTATCGGAGCCcatgtatatagatagatacgTGTCGAATCGTCTTgaaaagggaaagatgaacatccAGTTTTTGATAGAATTGCGTTCTGTGGGTCCCCCCCTACCAAAACCCCAAAAGATCTCGTGCGGGCTGCTCTTTCTTTGCCCGATTACCCATCTACTTCGCCCGCTAAAATGTATTCTCCACAATGAATGTATGTAGTGATAGAGcagcagtattagactgagtCGTCAGgcaatctccttctcctttaactAACAAGCGGCTCCCTTGTCAGAGGTAGCGTAAAATTATATATAGATGTTTTAAATTACTATGGATATCAGCACCCAAAGAATAGTATGCAGTTAAATAGGAAAAACAGGTACAAGGTAAGCATTAAAGAATTGACATTTTTACAGGTACTGAatgatactgaacaaaaatagacgcaacatagaaacacacaaaaagcttatttctctcacattttgtgcacatttgttttacatccctgttagtgagtatttctcctttgccaagataatccatccacctgacaggtgtggcatttcaagaagctgattaaacagaatgatcattacacaggtgcaccttgtgctggggacgaaaggccactctaaaatgttacattttgtcacacaacacaatgccacagatgtctcacgttTTGAGGGAGAATGCATTTGTCAtgcttgactgcaggaatgtccagcagagctgttgccagataatttagttaatttctctaccataagccgcttccgttgttttagagaatttggcactgcatctaactggcctcacaaccgcagaccacatgtaaccatgccagcccaggatctcaaggagggatggatggatccTTTACCTATTCTAAAGAAGAGTGCTAGAACAAACAGTAGGTTTGGCAGGGTTTGATGTTGTCAGTAAAGGGGTGGTTTAAAACCCAGGATGTGGAACCAGGAGTCAGTCAGGTTTGTCAGGTatgggtgtgtctctctctaagcCACAATGACACATACATAACAACTGTAATATGTTACTGAGCCCATCACTACATGTTGTACATGTTACTGAGCCCAATAGTACATTACTTTGTCATGCTCATGTTCCTGCCTGGCGGGCCTGGGGCATCTAGGTTCCTGCTgtttctgtctgtatgtctgtctacattTTTGGATTTATATCAACTGTTTTTCATCACTAATGTCCTCCCCTACTCTCTATACAGGGTGGTTGCTGATACATTAGGGACCAGGGCTAGCTGTGGGTCTGGTGGTGAGACTGAGCCATACCTCCTGCCCCGCTGaatagtgtgtgtgagagaggcgactggagggggaggcaggtgcCATGCTCCAGGGgtgaggcgggagagagagagagacacacacagggctcagGGGTGGTGGGTGAGGTTGCCAAGGAGATGAAGTTGAAACAGCGCGTGGTGTTGCTGGTTGCCGTGCTACTCCTGTTGGGGCTGGCCAAATTCTTTCTgctggatggaggagaggggtccGCAGCCAGTCGACGAGACCTCCGGGCCTTCCGCAAGGTACGGCTGTTTGTCCGTGTCaatgtttatctgtgtgtgtactgtgtgtgtgtgtgtgtacttgtgagCATTAATGTGGAAGTCTGTGTTCCCAGATGGAGGCAGGCCTGTCTCTCTCACGCGGTGACCGGCTAACACACACCCTCCAGTCTCCATGGGAGGTGGCAAACCAATGGGTGGGCCCCAGGGAGGTGTACCCTGAGGAGACCCCCGAGCTGGCAGCCGTCCTCTCCGCGCTGGGCACTGCCCGAGTGGAGCGGGCAGATGTGGGCTACAAGGGCACCCAGCTCAAAGCTCTACTAATACTGGAcggggggcagaaggtggtcttcAAACCCAAAAGGTGAGGTAGaatatacacacacccacacacattgtCCTCTGGTTCTCTGCTGCGGAGTTGTACGGTTTTTGTTAGGTCAGATTAGGACAGTGCTTTTATTCTGTGTCTTACGTAAGAGGATAACTCTCAATCACGTcctccctctccatttctctctctttttccaggTATAGTAGAGGCTATGTGGTAGAAGGAGAGCCGTATGCAGGTTATGACAGACACAACGCAGAGGTGGCAGCATTTCACCTGGACAGGTACACACACGTATCGGCCTAATGCATTAAAATATATACGTTTTAGTTTTGGCCATCTGAATACTGGTGTTGCTAGTGGTATGTGACTATCTGTCCTGTGTATCCATCTGCTGTAGGATCCTGGGTTTCAGAAGAGCACCCCTAGTGGTCGGGAGGTTTGTCAACCTGAGGACTGAGATCAAACCTGTCGCTACGGACCAGCTACTCAGTACCTTTCTAATgcagggtgagacacacacacacactagagggcTCTTTTCAGTCCCACCCATAATGTTTTCTTAGACATACCACTCCCTATAAAGTTAATGAGATaacattgtgtgtctgtgttcaagAAGCAGTGGGCTGGATCTCTCTCTAAATGAAAATGGTTAACCATTTTCTTTCCCTTTCTTTGTCTCtggcccttcctctctctctccaggtaatAATAGTTGTTTCTATGGGAAGTGTTACTACTGTAGAGAGAGTGAACCTGCATGTGCGGAGGGAGATATGATGGAGGGATCAGTAACTCTCTGGCTGCCAGACGTCTGGCCTCTCCAGAAACACAGACACCCCTGGGGACGCACCTACAGGGAGGGCAAACTGGCCAGGTAGGGGTGTGTGCATTTGTGCTTATATGTTCAAGTCCTATtccagtctccttttcacctAATTTAATACCCAATTTACTTAACAAAAAAATCGAAATAGGTGGTCCAGGTATCCTCATGACATGGCACAAGTTGCCTTGTCTTGTTCCTCAAGCAAGGGGGAGGCCAATGAATCACATCAGACCAATTCCTTGAATGGCCTACTTCTTGAAGTTTGCAGttttctaaaaaaatatatatatattttaaaaaatatatattttgctcaAAACAGTGTTTTACCACTACTGTAAatctctttttttaaatgtaaatgccatgttatagaagggtccagacaccttttttgtGATTTCAGTAGTTTTTGGGAAACTTACCCCAACAGCAAATCACTTCCTCATTGTCATTGTGTAGTATGGGGGCTTTGAAAAAACATGAAcaaagacatttaaaaaaaacatccaATATGTATTTTTTGAAACGGCaaagctctcagtatagtgatgcaggtctttagatgttgtacacatgaaatAGTGTCAGTCCACAACGTTGTATTCCATTTTGTTGTGACTCGAGTGATACCTCTAAATCCATTCttcaggtaactgacaaaatactGTGAGTAAATATGCAAAGTATATTGGAAGCAtggggtgcttccacacaggaagttccagacacttgtagaattaacgccaaggcgcattgaagctgttctggcaggcCGTGGTGGACCTACTCCTTATTATAccactatgttggtgtttcctttattcagGCACCTGTAGCAGCAGGCTACATGGAGAAGGGAACAGCTGGATATAGGAAACGGCTCAAGTCGCACAAATGGAATATAACGTTGCGGTTAAAGTTCGACTTGGCACAATTTCATGTatacaacatctaaagacctgcTTTTCTATTCCCAAAAGGACgtatttgggtgtttttggagccttTATTCATGTTTTTTCAGGCCCCCATACTACACAAAGACGATGAGGAAGTGATGCAATTTGGGTTAAGTTTCTCAAAAACAACTGAAATCACAAAAAAGGACACTTCTAATAACATGCAATTTACATCCAAAATAGAGATgaagttgtaaaaaataaaaaataaacttctCCTTTAACCTTTACGGGATCGGCGTCCCTATACCGAGATGGTTGAACATGACTGTTGTAAGTAACAGCAAACTTTCCAAGACacagacatgtcttatatgggcagaaagcttaaatttgtgtttatctaactgcattgtccaatttaaagtagctattacagtgaaacaatatcatgctattgtttgaggagagtgcacaccAAAAAacttatcacggcaactggtttgatacattcacctctgaagataaataatgtacttacattcagtactctggctctgatttgtcatcctgagggtcccagagataaaatgtagcatagttttgtttgataaaatccatttttatattcaaatgtaggaaccgggttctacagtttgaacgcCTGCcttctctggctccacacccaccctgcCTGGCCAactagatgtgtgaaagttagtgttTTAGCTAAtaatccatcatgtatgacattcctgggagtgtgtaaactttaATTTTGTATGTTCTcaatagttatgtacttgaaaaaaACGTAACATTTTGTCCAGTATTGCCACATGCGTCACGTTTTtcgtttgtattatcttttaccagatctaatgtgttatattctcctacattcatttcacatttccacaaacttcaaagtgtttcctttcaaatggtatcaagaatatgcatatccttgcttcaagtcctgagctacaggcagttagatttgtgtgtgtcattttaggcaaaattgGGGGGgggtcaggtagcctagcggttaagagcgttgggccagtaactgaaaagtcACTGGTTCAAGTCCCCGAGTTGATCAGGTGAAAAATCTACCGATGTTTTTTTATTGATCCTGTAAGTTGCTAAATTACAAATATGTAAATGTTACTGTGTTTATATGTTTTAAACAGGAGAAGTGAAACACAAAATGCTTTAACTGTGTGTAGGTGGGAGTATGATGAGAGCTACTGTGATGCGGTGAAGAAGATGCCTCCGTACGACGCCGGTCCCAGACTGCTGGACGTCATAGACACGGCCATCTTTGATTACCTCATCGGCAACGCCGACCGACATCACTACGAGAGTTTCCAAGACGACGGAGGAGCCAGCATGCTCATCCTGCTGGATAATGCCAAGAGGTGAAGAACACAAACACATCACTAAGTGTAAAAACACAAAGAAACTCTAGACATGCTGACTAAGCTGGCAACTCCTTTCACCTctctaactccatctctccatcccccagtCCACTCCTCTTTTACCTCTGTCCCTGTTGATTGATCTGCTGAGCTAAGTGTGAAATAGGGTAGTGTTTCCcgaccctggtcctccagtacccccaacagtacaccgtTTCATTATAGCCCTGGACAAACACGCCTCATTCAGCAcatgagggcttgatgattaatTGACCAGATGAATCAGGTGTTACAATAAAacgtgtactgttgggggtactggaggactaggGTTGGGACACACTGTGCTAGAATGTGTGTTATGACAGTGTGTCAGGGTTTAacttgtcaaatcaaatgttattggtcatatacacatattTATCTGATGTTTTgcgtgtgtagcgaaatgcttgtgttcctagctccaacagtttagtaatatctaacaatacacacatctaaaagaaTGGAGTTAAGAAATATTAGAACAAGCAAtatcagagtggcattgactaaaatacagtagaatagaatacagtatatacagattagtaaagcagtatgtaaacattattaaaggtgACCGGTGGTTCCATGGCTATGTATATAGggtagcagcctctaaggtgtagggttgagtaatggctatttaacagtatcATGGCCTTGAGATAGTAGGGCATCTGAAGACAGCTTCTATGGTGTTTTGTTGTTTGCAGTTTTGGGAATGCAGCTCTGGATGAAAGAAGCATTCTGGCCCCTATATATCAGTGTTGCATgtgagtagacacacacacacacactgaaaataCCAACATTTCCTCAAAGGAATCACAACCCATTCCTAGTGTTTATGAACagttctctcttactctctcaggGTGCGTGTGTCTACGTGGAACAGGTTGAACCTGCTGAGAGCTGGGGCTCTGAGTTCAGCCCTAAGACAGGCCCTGACCTTTGACCCCATTAACCCTGTCCTGGCCGAGCCCCACCTGGCTGCCCTGGACAGACGGCTGTCTGGTGTCATAGCAACCATCCAGCAGTGTGTGGAGTCGCTGGGCCCCGACAACACACTGATAGAGGACCGCATGATCCTGCCACACCCCTAGAAAAGgacgggagggaggaaggaggagggaaaggaTAACCTGTCTCGCCtcgagggagagagggttgagccATGGGAGGAGCTGGATGatcaacccctcctcctcctctcacggCCCCCCAGAAAGGAACAGGAAATGACCCCAGCAGCAGGAAGTGACTTGATAAAGGACTGGGTGTTGAGTCCTCTACAAACTGTTCCCATCCACGCTAGGACCAACTCCATACCTAACTCTTTCCTGACGtctcctgtcacacacacacactctgccagaacctctctctccatccagtgTAAAGGAGGGAACCAAGGCCAAAGGACTCAACCCAAAGACACTCAGGATAGCGGGGGGGGGGTTCCATACTCCCCCCCCCTCCTATCTGGACACAATCCACTGGACAGACAgtggcgagagagagactggccaaCTGACCATGGGGGGGCAGGAGGGGGATTTTGGGGTCAGTCTGATTGTGACAAACAGATGTGTCTGTAtccaaaatggcatcctattccctgtatagtgcaaaggctccaaaagtagtgcactgtatatagAGGGAATTGGCTGCCGTTTCATATCTGCTCGATGTGAGCAGTCTGACCAGTGACTACGGATGCTATTCCACATATTGCACTAGTTCCGgcccctgtttctcagacccaaTTCCTGGACTAAAAGCCCTTTCAGTAGAGATTCTTTATACATGCCATAAAGAGATCAATGGAACGCAGACCGTGGGGGATAGAAGAGGGACAATGTCATTGGTGCCCATTCAAAAAATCATTCGTCAATTCTCTCATGATGTACACTGAATgtagaaaacattaggaacatcttcctaaaattgagttgcaccctctcccccctccttttTGCCATCAAAACAGcatcaattcgtcagggcatggactctacaaggtgtcaagtgttccacagggattctggttaacgccaatgcttcctacagttgtcaagttggctggatgtcctttgggtggtggaccattcttgataaacacgggaaactgttgaacgtGAAACTTTACAGCGTTCTTGAcacacacaaaccggtgcgcctggcccctactactactaccgcctggcacctactaccatactactactaccgcctggcccctactaccatactactactaccgcctggcccctactaccatactactactaccgcctggcccctactaccgcctggcccctactaccgcctggcccctactaccgcctggcccctactaccatactactactaccgcctggcccctactaccatactactaccaccgcctggctactactaccatactactactaccgcctggcccctactaccatactactactaccgcctggcccctactaccatactactactaccgcctggctactactaccatactactactaccgcctggcccctactaccatactactattaCCGCCTGgccactactaccatactactactaccgcctggcccctactaccatactactactactaccgcctggcccctactaccatactactactaccgcctggcccctactaccatactactactaccgcctggcccctactactaccgcctggcccctactaccatactactactaccgcctggCCCCTACTACTACCGCCTGACTACTACTACcgcctggcccctactaccatactactactaccgcctggcccctactactaccgcctggcccctactaccatactactactaccgcctggcccctactactaccgcctggcccctactaccatactactactaccgcctggcccctactaccatactactactaccgcctggCCCCTACTACTACCGCCTGACTACTACTACcgcctggcccctactaccatactactactaccgcctggaccctactactaccgcctggcccctactaccatactactactaccacctggcccctactactaccgcctggcccctactaccatactactactaccgcctggcccctactaccatactactactaccgcctggcccctactactaccgcctggcccctactaccatactactactaccgcctggcccctactaccatactactactaccgcctggcccctactaccatactactactaccgcctggcccctactaccatactactaccaccgcctggcccctactaccatactactactaccgcgcctggcccctactactactactactaccctactaccaccGCCTGgccctactaccatactactactaccgcctggcccctactaccatactactactaccgcctggcccctactaccatactactgccaccgcctggcccctactaccaCCGCTGACTACTACCGCCTGGCCCCTactaacatactactactaccgcctggcccctactaccatactactactaccgctggcccctactaccatactactactaccgcctggccctactactaccatactactactacccctgGCCCTACTACCGCCTGGTCTACTACTACcgcctggcccctactaccatactactactaccgcctggcccctactactatactactactaccgcctggcccctactaccatactactactaccgcctggccctactactaccgcctggcccctactaccatactactactaccgcctggcccccctactactaccgctgactactactacctaccgcctggcccctactaccatactactactaccgcctggcccctactaccatactactactaccgcctggcccctactaccatactactactaccgcctggccctactactaccgcctggcccctactaccatactactactaccgcctggCCCCTACTACCGCCTGACTACTACTACcgcctggcccctactaccatactactactaccgcctggCTACCTACTACTACCGCcaggcccctactaccatactactactaccgcctggccctactactaccgcctggcccctactaccatactactactaccgcctggccctactaccatactactactaccgcctggCCCCTACTACTACCGCCTGACTACTACTGGCccctactacttactactactaccgcctggaccctactactaccgcctggccctactaccatactactactaccgcctggcccctactaccatacactACTACCcgcctggcccctactaccatactactactaccgcctggcccctactactaccgcctggcccctactaccgcctggcccctactactaccgcctggcccctactaccatactactactaccgcctggcccctactaccatactactactaccgcctggcccctactaccatactactactaccgcctggcccctactaccatactactactaccgcctggcccctactaccatactactaccaccgcctggcccctactaccatactactaccaccgcctggcccctactaccatactactactaccgcctggcccctactaccatactactactaccgcctggcccctactaccatactactaccaccgcctggcccctactaccata
This window encodes:
- the LOC115145071 gene encoding glycosaminoglycan xylosylkinase-like, with the translated sequence MKLKQRVVLLVAVLLLLGLAKFFLLDGGEGSAASRRDLRAFRKMEAGLSLSRGDRLTHTLQSPWEVANQWVGPREVYPEETPELAAVLSALGTARVERADVGYKGTQLKALLILDGGQKVVFKPKRYSRGYVVEGEPYAGYDRHNAEVAAFHLDRILGFRRAPLVVGRFVNLRTEIKPVATDQLLSTFLMQGNNSCFYGKCYYCRESEPACAEGDMMEGSVTLWLPDVWPLQKHRHPWGRTYREGKLARWEYDESYCDAVKKMPPYDAGPRLLDVIDTAIFDYLIGNADRHHYESFQDDGGASMLILLDNAKSFGNAALDERSILAPIYQCCMVRVSTWNRLNLLRAGALSSALRQALTFDPINPVLAEPHLAALDRRLSGVIATIQQCVESLGPDNTLIEDRMILPHP